Proteins co-encoded in one uncultured Draconibacterium sp. genomic window:
- a CDS encoding alpha-L-fucosidase — translation MTNRLFFLIVLLITASCSNVTPPEPVFPVPSERQLAWNDMEFYAFIHFNMNTFSNMEWGFGDEDPDMFNPSELDCRQWARICKEAGMKGIILTAKHHDGFCLWPTATTDHSVKNSSWKNGEGDVVRELADACKEYGLKLGLYLSPWDRNNPEYGNDKYIEIFKTQLRELMTNYGDVFEVWFDGANGGTGYYGGANEERRIDRKTYYDWENTRQIVRDLQPMACMFSDAGPDVRWIGNEEGWAPETNWSPLRRDEFYPGSPNYLELRNGHEDGDYWVPAEVNVSIRPGWYYHPYEDHKVKTLPQLLDIYYNSIGRNGSLLINFPVDKRGLIHEKDEEQILKLAEAVKADFANDLAAGKKAEATNVRGNSKKYKADNVVDDDPDTYWATDDGVIQASVTIDLGEETTFNRFLVQEDIRLGQRVKKFSVEAYINNKWEEIDSQTTIGRKRILRLPETTASKVRFTVIDSKACPVITKIGIYHAPKVIIEPKISRTKDGIISIEAFDSDLDIYYTTDGSDPDVNSVKYTTPFELPEKATVKVIVVDPNENKTSTVSVAEFDVPKTKWKVIGKYKNEEKANLIFDGNEETAFTVEESAPVDFVFDLGESLTIDGFKYLPDQQRFKPGIIFNYKLYLSTDGKNWKQPVAEGEFSNIRNSPVWQINSFVPVKARYIKFTALSSAEENGKVGIAEFDIITQ, via the coding sequence ATGACCAACAGATTATTTTTTCTAATTGTTTTGCTAATAACTGCTTCTTGCAGTAATGTTACTCCTCCTGAGCCTGTATTTCCTGTGCCCTCTGAAAGGCAATTGGCGTGGAATGATATGGAGTTTTACGCGTTTATTCATTTTAACATGAATACCTTTTCGAATATGGAGTGGGGATTTGGTGACGAAGATCCCGATATGTTTAATCCATCCGAACTAGATTGCCGCCAGTGGGCCCGGATTTGTAAAGAGGCAGGTATGAAAGGAATTATTCTTACAGCCAAGCACCACGACGGATTTTGTTTGTGGCCGACAGCTACCACTGACCATTCGGTAAAAAACTCTTCCTGGAAGAATGGGGAAGGAGATGTGGTTCGCGAACTGGCTGATGCATGTAAAGAGTATGGTTTAAAACTTGGGCTTTATTTGTCTCCCTGGGATCGTAATAATCCGGAATACGGTAACGATAAATACATTGAGATTTTCAAAACTCAGTTGCGTGAGTTAATGACCAATTATGGCGATGTTTTTGAAGTTTGGTTTGATGGTGCCAACGGAGGAACCGGTTACTACGGAGGAGCCAACGAAGAGCGCCGCATTGACCGAAAAACCTATTACGACTGGGAAAATACCCGGCAAATTGTGCGCGACCTTCAACCTATGGCTTGTATGTTCAGCGATGCCGGCCCAGATGTGCGTTGGATTGGTAATGAAGAAGGTTGGGCTCCCGAAACCAATTGGTCGCCATTGCGTAGAGATGAGTTTTATCCAGGATCGCCAAATTACCTGGAGTTGCGTAACGGACACGAAGATGGAGATTATTGGGTGCCTGCCGAAGTAAACGTTTCCATTCGTCCGGGGTGGTATTATCATCCATACGAGGATCATAAAGTGAAAACTCTGCCGCAACTGCTAGATATATATTATAATAGTATTGGAAGAAATGGCTCGTTGTTAATTAATTTTCCGGTTGACAAACGTGGGCTGATTCATGAAAAAGATGAAGAACAAATTCTGAAGCTGGCGGAAGCAGTTAAAGCCGATTTTGCAAATGACCTTGCGGCAGGAAAAAAGGCAGAAGCTACAAATGTGCGAGGTAATTCAAAAAAGTATAAAGCAGATAATGTAGTCGATGATGATCCTGATACTTATTGGGCAACCGATGATGGAGTTATTCAAGCGTCGGTAACTATTGATTTGGGAGAAGAAACTACTTTTAATCGTTTCCTGGTTCAGGAAGATATTCGATTGGGGCAGCGTGTTAAGAAATTTTCAGTGGAGGCATATATTAATAATAAGTGGGAAGAGATCGATTCGCAAACTACAATCGGTAGAAAACGCATTTTGCGATTGCCGGAAACTACTGCCTCGAAAGTGAGATTTACGGTTATAGATTCAAAAGCGTGTCCGGTTATCACAAAAATCGGTATCTATCATGCACCAAAAGTTATCATCGAACCAAAAATCTCACGAACAAAAGATGGTATTATTAGTATAGAAGCCTTTGATAGTGACCTTGATATATATTATACAACTGATGGAAGCGATCCTGATGTGAATTCAGTAAAATATACTACACCGTTTGAATTGCCTGAAAAAGCAACCGTTAAAGTCATTGTTGTTGATCCGAATGAAAACAAAACGAGTACGGTCTCTGTAGCTGAATTTGATGTTCCAAAAACAAAATGGAAAGTTATTGGAAAGTATAAAAACGAAGAGAAGGCGAACCTGATTTTTGATGGCAATGAAGAGACTGCGTTTACGGTGGAAGAATCAGCACCTGTTGATTTTGTTTTCGACCTTGGCGAAAGTCTGACAATTGACGGGTTTAAATACCTACCCGATCAACAGCGTTTCAAGCCCGGCATTATCTTTAATTACAAGTTGTATTTAAGTACCGACGGTAAAAACTGGAAACAGCCGGTTGCCGAAGGTGAATTTTCCAATATTCGAAACAGCCCGGTTTGGCAAATTA